In the genome of Streptomyces pactum, one region contains:
- a CDS encoding alpha/beta hydrolase family protein translates to MSETGVAESAPEQGGSVTGQAVATAGAGPAHDGAAAGARAETGAEEAAAVTGAEEAAFFALAAVPPDATVAYGSHPDQVVDLYLPPGDVDPGRRGGADGAPAPVVLLFHGGFWRQAFDRLHLTPCAAALARAGVPVALAEYRRVGGAGGWPQTFEDVAAARDAVRRHPVAAGRPLVVAGHSAGGHLALWLAATGAAPGDRVVAVAPVADLARAHELGLSQGAVAALLGGSERVAGLLARTDPVRLPPAPVPVTVLHGTADPDVPVELSRRYVAAVTARADTAAGAAGARPDDAAGARSGAAPDGRPGTAVAPSGVRPVLRELPGAGHFVALTPGTGPFRELLDAIRHPPPYHGESAGPGYPARR, encoded by the coding sequence GTGTCCGAGACCGGGGTGGCGGAATCCGCGCCCGAGCAGGGCGGGTCCGTGACCGGGCAGGCGGTGGCCACGGCCGGGGCCGGCCCCGCGCACGACGGTGCGGCGGCCGGGGCCCGGGCGGAGACCGGGGCGGAGGAGGCGGCGGCGGTCACCGGGGCGGAGGAGGCGGCGTTCTTCGCGCTCGCCGCCGTCCCGCCGGACGCGACCGTCGCCTACGGCAGCCACCCCGACCAGGTCGTCGACCTCTACCTGCCGCCCGGGGACGTGGACCCCGGGCGGCGGGGCGGGGCGGACGGTGCCCCGGCCCCCGTGGTGCTGCTGTTCCACGGCGGGTTCTGGCGGCAGGCGTTCGACCGCCTGCACCTCACGCCGTGCGCCGCCGCGCTCGCTCGGGCCGGCGTGCCGGTGGCGCTCGCCGAGTACCGGCGGGTGGGTGGTGCGGGCGGCTGGCCGCAGACCTTCGAGGACGTCGCGGCGGCCCGGGACGCGGTGCGCCGGCACCCGGTCGCGGCGGGCCGCCCGCTGGTGGTGGCCGGCCACTCGGCCGGCGGTCACCTGGCGCTGTGGCTCGCCGCCACCGGGGCCGCCCCCGGCGACCGGGTGGTGGCCGTGGCGCCGGTGGCGGACCTCGCCCGGGCGCACGAGCTGGGCCTGAGCCAGGGGGCGGTCGCCGCCCTGCTCGGCGGTTCGGAGCGGGTGGCCGGGCTGCTGGCCCGGACCGATCCGGTGCGGCTGCCGCCCGCCCCGGTCCCCGTCACCGTGCTGCACGGCACCGCCGACCCGGACGTACCGGTGGAACTGTCGCGGCGCTACGTCGCGGCGGTGACGGCCCGGGCGGACACCGCGGCCGGTGCCGCCGGGGCCCGGCCGGACGACGCCGCCGGGGCCCGGTCCGGTGCCGCCCCCGACGGCCGGCCCGGCACCGCCGTCGCGCCGTCCGGCGTCCGGCCGGTCCTGCGGGAGCTGCCCGGCGCCGGTCACTTCGTGGCCCTGACCCCGGGCACCGGCCCGTTCCGGGAACTGCTCGACGCGATCCGCCACCCGCCGCCGTACCACGGGGAGAGCGCCGGGCCGGGCTACCCTGCGAGGAGATGA
- a CDS encoding cytochrome P450: protein MSAVTAFDPWDPAFVADPYPVYAELRAAGRAHHFPRTGQWLIPRHADVSALLRDRRLGRTYRHRFSDEEFGRTPPPPEHAPFHTLNDHGLLDLEAPDHTRIRRLVSKAFTPRTVELLTPTVQRMADELVEELIADGGGDLIEAVAEPLPVAVIAEMLGVPEPDRELLRPWSADICGMYELNPGEEAARRAVSASVEFSAYLRHLIAARRKTPGDDLISALIEAHDEGDRLTEQEMVSTCALLLNAGHEATVNSTGNGWWTLFRHPGHLAELRARPGELLPTAVEELLRFDTPLQLFERWVLDDIEVGGTVIPRGSEVALLFGSANRDPDRFDRPDELDLSREDNPHLSFGAGIHYCLGAPLARVELAAAFGALLRRAPGMRLVREPEWKPGFVIRGLRELLVEI, encoded by the coding sequence ATGAGCGCGGTCACCGCCTTCGACCCGTGGGACCCGGCCTTCGTCGCCGACCCGTACCCGGTCTACGCCGAACTGCGCGCGGCGGGCCGGGCGCACCACTTTCCGCGCACCGGCCAGTGGCTGATCCCGCGTCACGCGGATGTCAGCGCCCTGCTCCGCGACCGCCGGCTGGGCCGCACCTACCGGCACCGGTTCAGCGACGAGGAGTTCGGCCGCACCCCGCCGCCGCCGGAGCACGCCCCGTTCCACACCCTCAACGACCACGGTCTGCTGGACCTGGAGGCCCCGGACCACACCCGCATCCGCCGCCTGGTCTCCAAGGCGTTCACCCCGCGCACCGTCGAACTCCTCACCCCGACCGTCCAGCGGATGGCGGACGAACTGGTGGAGGAGCTGATCGCGGACGGCGGCGGGGACCTGATCGAGGCGGTGGCCGAACCCCTGCCGGTGGCCGTCATCGCGGAGATGCTGGGCGTCCCCGAACCCGACCGGGAACTGCTCCGGCCCTGGTCGGCGGACATCTGCGGGATGTACGAGCTGAACCCGGGCGAGGAGGCGGCCCGCCGTGCGGTCAGCGCCTCGGTGGAGTTCTCCGCCTACCTGCGCCACCTGATCGCCGCCCGCCGCAAGACACCGGGTGACGACCTGATCAGCGCCTTGATCGAGGCGCACGACGAGGGTGACCGGCTCACCGAGCAGGAGATGGTGTCCACCTGCGCGCTGCTGCTGAACGCCGGCCACGAGGCCACGGTCAACTCCACCGGCAACGGTTGGTGGACGCTGTTCCGCCATCCCGGGCACCTCGCCGAGCTGCGCGCCCGCCCCGGCGAGCTGCTGCCCACCGCCGTCGAGGAGCTGCTGCGCTTCGACACCCCGCTCCAGCTGTTCGAGCGGTGGGTGCTCGACGACATCGAGGTCGGCGGGACCGTCATCCCCCGGGGCAGCGAGGTGGCGCTGCTGTTCGGCTCGGCCAACCGGGACCCGGACCGCTTCGACCGGCCGGACGAGCTGGACCTGTCGCGGGAGGACAACCCGCACCTGTCGTTCGGTGCGGGCATCCACTACTGCCTGGGCGCGCCGCTCGCCCGGGTGGAACTCGCCGCCGCCTTCGGCGCGCTGCTGCGCCGGGCCCCCGGCATGAGGCTGGTCCGGGAGCCGGAGTGGAAGCCGGGCTTCGTGATCCGTGGCCTGCGGGAACTCCTGGTCGAGATCTGA
- a CDS encoding response regulator has translation MTAPLRVLVCDDQTLVRTGLVTIIDAQPDLEVVGDCADGRTAVDLATELRPDVVVMDVRMPVLDGIEATRLLAGAGVPHPVKVLVVTTFNLDEYVYEALRAGASGFLLKDAPPAQLLDGIRTVATGAALLDPGVTRQLVGRYAARIRPAGDTPPDLPLTPRELEVLRLIANGLSNSEVAATLVISQETVKTFVSRILAKLGLRDRVQAVVYAYRHGLVT, from the coding sequence GTGACCGCGCCGCTGCGGGTCCTGGTCTGCGACGACCAGACGCTGGTCCGCACCGGGCTGGTGACGATCATCGACGCCCAGCCCGACCTGGAGGTGGTGGGCGACTGCGCGGACGGGCGGACCGCTGTCGACCTCGCCACCGAACTGCGCCCGGACGTGGTGGTGATGGACGTGCGCATGCCGGTGCTCGACGGCATCGAGGCCACCCGGCTGCTGGCCGGCGCCGGGGTGCCGCATCCCGTCAAGGTGCTCGTGGTGACCACGTTCAACCTGGACGAGTACGTGTACGAGGCGCTGCGCGCGGGAGCGAGCGGGTTCCTGCTCAAGGACGCGCCGCCGGCCCAGCTGCTGGACGGGATCCGGACCGTGGCCACGGGCGCGGCGCTGCTGGACCCCGGGGTGACCCGCCAGCTCGTGGGCCGGTACGCGGCCCGGATCCGGCCCGCCGGGGACACCCCGCCCGACCTCCCGCTGACCCCCCGCGAACTGGAAGTGCTCCGCCTGATCGCGAACGGCCTGTCCAACAGCGAGGTCGCCGCGACCCTCGTGATCAGCCAGGAGACCGTCAAGACGTTCGTGTCACGCATCCTCGCCAAACTCGGCCTCCGCGACCGGGTCCAGGCCGTCGTCTACGCCTACCGGCACGGGCTGGTGACCTGA
- a CDS encoding sensor histidine kinase — MISLRRLTARWCRSDVMIRDLPLGLLLLALSLLPAFDSQGTQLGGVPPRPLDAVAGAALLLECLPLAVRRRWPVLCLALVSLGFALDQLRGYHLVAGTALLVALLSAGCHLERRRRVTVLLFSAAYVVLAVALSRLGSGEPPSGFVTFYVVLAFTWGAGAWLRATRAAEAERRRRIAEDTRAAERSRIARELHDVVTHHVTAMVVQAEAARYQTAAPDRLDRALASVSDTGRRAIGDLRHLLDLLGPEHGTGAAEPAEPRTPPVGSLYSLVERTRRAGQPVEFTEEGTPAETAGSADLVAYRVVQESLTNALKHAHGSRTSVRVRHGGDEITVEVRTDGSGSPGPSPGGSGRGLAGLRERVRVLGGDFSAQPRTGGGFVVRARIPAGSPS; from the coding sequence ATGATCAGCCTTCGGAGGCTCACGGCGCGATGGTGCCGGTCCGACGTGATGATCCGGGATCTCCCCCTCGGGCTGCTCCTTCTCGCGCTGTCACTGCTGCCGGCGTTCGACAGCCAGGGGACACAGCTGGGCGGCGTGCCGCCCCGTCCCCTCGACGCGGTGGCCGGCGCGGCCCTGCTCCTCGAATGCCTTCCGCTCGCCGTGCGCCGGCGGTGGCCGGTGCTCTGCCTGGCGCTGGTGTCGCTCGGCTTCGCCCTCGATCAGCTGCGCGGGTACCACCTGGTGGCGGGCACCGCGCTGCTGGTCGCGCTGCTCAGCGCCGGCTGCCATCTGGAACGCCGCCGGCGCGTCACCGTGCTGCTGTTCTCCGCGGCGTACGTGGTGCTGGCGGTCGCCCTCTCCCGGCTCGGCTCGGGCGAACCACCGAGCGGGTTCGTGACGTTCTACGTGGTGCTCGCCTTCACCTGGGGGGCCGGGGCGTGGCTGCGCGCCACCCGGGCCGCGGAGGCCGAACGCCGCCGCCGCATCGCCGAGGACACCCGGGCCGCCGAGCGCAGCCGCATCGCCCGTGAGCTGCACGACGTGGTGACCCACCACGTGACCGCCATGGTCGTGCAGGCCGAGGCCGCCCGCTACCAGACCGCCGCACCGGACCGGCTCGACCGGGCACTGGCCTCCGTGTCGGACACCGGCCGGCGGGCCATCGGCGATCTGCGGCACCTGCTCGACCTGCTCGGCCCCGAGCACGGCACCGGGGCGGCGGAACCGGCCGAACCCAGGACACCGCCGGTCGGCAGCCTGTACTCCCTCGTGGAGCGGACGCGCCGGGCCGGGCAGCCGGTGGAGTTCACCGAGGAGGGTACTCCGGCGGAGACGGCCGGCAGTGCCGATCTCGTGGCGTACCGGGTGGTGCAGGAGTCCTTGACCAACGCCCTCAAGCACGCCCACGGCAGCCGCACCTCGGTCCGGGTGCGGCACGGCGGGGACGAGATCACCGTGGAGGTCCGCACGGACGGTTCCGGCTCGCCGGGCCCGTCCCCCGGGGGGAGCGGGCGGGGCCTGGCCGGCCTGCGCGAACGGGTCCGCGTCCTGGGCGGCGACTTCAGCGCCCAGCCGCGAACGGGCGGCGGCTTCGTCGTCCGGGCCCGCATACCGGCGGGGAGTCCGTCGTGA
- a CDS encoding beta/gamma crystallin domain-containing protein: MNRKAKRVLPSVLVTLAAAATLTVATTPQASAIDAVRCVSDEFVRVTAHLGGTELDEDFCFANAGQRHVGGVQGYWATRIWTGNNRVQWYGDGRWQPAEPIGKNTVFTWPNHPGGVRIDGIRIL, translated from the coding sequence ATGAACCGGAAAGCCAAACGCGTCTTACCGTCCGTGCTGGTGACGTTGGCGGCGGCGGCCACACTCACCGTCGCCACCACGCCGCAGGCGTCCGCGATCGACGCGGTGCGTTGCGTCAGCGATGAATTCGTCCGCGTCACGGCGCACCTGGGCGGCACCGAACTGGACGAGGACTTCTGCTTCGCCAACGCCGGCCAGCGCCATGTGGGGGGCGTCCAGGGGTACTGGGCCACGCGCATCTGGACCGGGAACAACCGCGTCCAGTGGTACGGGGACGGAAGGTGGCAGCCGGCGGAGCCGATCGGGAAGAACACCGTGTTCACCTGGCCGAACCACCCGGGCGGGGTCCGGATCGACGGCATCAGGATCCTCTGA
- a CDS encoding beta/gamma crystallin domain-containing protein — MTRINRRAVKAALVAALAAVTLTVAPQSASAINTVECNDNSEFLLVDWHNDYGGGWSDYHFCFANAGEWSFERPGTQWVDKIWTGNNRVQWYGDGRWQPATPIDKWTTFNWPNHPGGVRIEKIRIL, encoded by the coding sequence GTGACCCGAATCAACCGGCGGGCGGTCAAGGCCGCCCTGGTGGCCGCGCTCGCGGCGGTCACGCTCACCGTCGCCCCGCAGTCCGCGTCCGCGATCAACACGGTCGAGTGCAACGACAACAGCGAGTTCCTCCTCGTGGACTGGCACAACGACTACGGCGGCGGCTGGAGCGACTACCACTTCTGCTTCGCCAACGCGGGGGAATGGTCCTTCGAACGGCCGGGGACCCAGTGGGTGGACAAGATCTGGACCGGGAACAACCGCGTCCAGTGGTACGGAGACGGGAGGTGGCAGCCCGCGACCCCCATCGACAAGTGGACCACCTTCAACTGGCCCAACCACCCCGGCGGGGTCAGGATCGAGAAGATCAGGATCCTCTGA
- a CDS encoding ABC transporter permease, translating into MTTTAGTPAGTRAPAAGPRPNRHLAGTGTLLRLALRRDRVMLPAWVLTLGLITYSTKDRLESMYATAAERADLVENTNGSGATRALFGPAFGDSLGALTAWRVGGFLAVGAGIMSVLLVVRHTREEEETGRQEALASGMVGRRAGVTAALLTAVLANAATAVLVTGPLLGEDPAGAVALGLSVGLTGLVFAALAAVAAQFTENARLARGIALGALGIAFLLRMAGDAARDATTGSGHVLGWLSPLGWAGAVRPFAGDRWWPLALSALLTAVSAAVAHALVARRDIGTGFWPARPGPASAGPALGGVYGLAWRLQRGSLLGWAVGMVFAGAVLGSIADGVGDIIGDNTGARDLFRRMGGQEGVSEAFLAAMVSILGLVTTVYTAGSVLRLRGEETGQRAEPLLSHPVGRLRWAGSHLLIAYLGPAVLLAAGGLALGIGFGAATGDLGGELPPVLAAMLAQLPAVWVITGLAVLVVGLLPQLSPAVWGVVGAVVAIGWLGPAADLPQWVVDVSPFGHLPKLPGGEVSATPFLWLTGLSVVLPAAGLAALRHRDLAS; encoded by the coding sequence ATGACCACGACCGCCGGCACACCGGCCGGCACCCGCGCCCCCGCGGCCGGGCCGCGCCCGAACCGCCACCTGGCGGGCACCGGCACCCTGCTCCGGCTGGCGCTGCGCCGGGACCGGGTGATGCTGCCCGCCTGGGTGCTGACCCTGGGGCTGATCACCTACAGCACGAAGGACCGGCTGGAGTCGATGTACGCCACCGCCGCCGAACGCGCCGACCTGGTGGAGAACACCAACGGCAGCGGGGCGACCCGGGCGCTGTTCGGCCCGGCGTTCGGCGACTCACTGGGAGCGCTGACCGCTTGGCGGGTGGGCGGCTTCCTCGCCGTCGGCGCGGGCATCATGAGCGTGCTGCTGGTGGTCCGGCACACCCGCGAGGAGGAGGAGACGGGCCGTCAGGAGGCGCTGGCGTCGGGGATGGTGGGCCGGCGGGCGGGCGTCACCGCCGCGCTGCTCACCGCCGTCCTCGCCAACGCCGCGACGGCCGTGCTGGTCACCGGTCCGCTGCTCGGCGAGGACCCGGCGGGCGCCGTGGCGCTCGGCCTCTCCGTGGGCCTGACCGGCCTGGTCTTCGCCGCCCTCGCCGCCGTCGCCGCGCAGTTCACCGAGAACGCGCGGCTGGCCCGGGGCATCGCCCTGGGCGCGCTGGGCATCGCCTTCCTGCTGCGGATGGCGGGCGACGCGGCGCGCGACGCCACCACGGGGTCCGGCCATGTGCTGGGGTGGCTGTCACCGCTCGGCTGGGCCGGGGCCGTCCGCCCGTTCGCCGGCGACCGGTGGTGGCCCCTGGCCCTGTCGGCCCTGCTCACCGCCGTGTCCGCGGCGGTGGCCCACGCGCTGGTGGCCCGCCGCGACATCGGTACCGGGTTCTGGCCGGCCCGCCCCGGCCCGGCCTCGGCCGGCCCCGCCCTGGGCGGCGTGTACGGCCTGGCCTGGCGCCTCCAGCGCGGTTCGCTGCTCGGCTGGGCCGTCGGCATGGTCTTCGCCGGGGCGGTGCTGGGCAGCATCGCGGACGGGGTGGGCGACATCATCGGCGACAACACCGGCGCCCGCGACCTGTTCCGGCGGATGGGCGGGCAGGAGGGTGTCTCGGAAGCCTTCCTCGCCGCCATGGTGAGCATCCTCGGCCTGGTCACCACGGTGTACACCGCCGGTTCGGTGCTGCGGCTGCGCGGCGAGGAGACCGGGCAGCGGGCCGAACCGCTGCTGTCACACCCGGTCGGCCGGCTGCGCTGGGCCGGCAGCCACCTGCTGATCGCCTACCTCGGCCCGGCGGTACTGCTGGCCGCCGGCGGCCTGGCGCTGGGCATCGGGTTCGGCGCCGCCACCGGTGACCTCGGCGGGGAACTGCCCCCGGTGCTGGCCGCCATGCTCGCCCAGTTGCCGGCGGTCTGGGTGATCACCGGTCTGGCGGTCCTGGTCGTCGGTCTGCTGCCCCAGCTCTCCCCGGCCGTCTGGGGAGTGGTCGGCGCGGTCGTGGCGATCGGCTGGCTGGGGCCGGCGGCCGACCTGCCGCAGTGGGTGGTGGACGTGTCGCCCTTCGGGCACCTGCCGAAGCTGCCGGGCGGTGAGGTCTCGGCGACGCCGTTCCTCTGGCTGACCGGCCTGTCGGTGGTCCTGCCTGCGGCGGGCCTGGCGGCACTGCGCCACCGGGACCTGGCGTCCTGA
- a CDS encoding ABC transporter ATP-binding protein, producing the protein MTTAITVSGLRKSFGRTQALDGLDLRVGRGEVHGFLGPNGAGKSTTIRVLLGLLRADGGTAEVLGRDPWHDAVGLHRHLAYVPGDVTLWRNLTGGEVIDLYGRLRGGLNGDRRAELLERFELDPTKKGRAYSKGNRQKVALVAAFASEADLLILDEPTSGLDPLMEEVFQRCVTEARDQGRTVLLSSHVLSEVEALCDRVSIIRRGRTVETGSLTDLRHLTRTSVTAELAGPPDGLSGLPGVHDLEAHGGRVSLQVDAEHLGTVLRRLAGTGVRSLTSRPPTLEELFLRHYQEGSTAADRHTATARRTAGTRRTPRAARGGKGTAR; encoded by the coding sequence GACTCCGCAAGTCCTTCGGCCGGACCCAAGCGCTGGACGGTCTGGACCTGCGGGTCGGCCGCGGCGAGGTGCACGGCTTCCTGGGGCCGAACGGAGCGGGGAAGTCCACGACGATCCGCGTCCTGCTCGGGCTGCTCCGCGCCGACGGCGGTACCGCCGAGGTCCTGGGCCGGGACCCCTGGCACGACGCGGTCGGCCTCCACCGGCACCTCGCCTACGTCCCCGGCGACGTGACCCTGTGGCGCAACCTCACCGGCGGAGAGGTCATCGACCTGTACGGACGGCTGCGCGGGGGCCTGAACGGGGACCGGCGGGCGGAGCTGCTGGAGCGCTTCGAGCTGGACCCGACGAAGAAGGGCCGCGCCTACTCCAAGGGCAACCGGCAGAAGGTGGCCCTGGTGGCCGCCTTCGCCTCGGAGGCGGACCTGCTGATCCTGGACGAGCCGACCTCCGGCCTCGACCCGCTGATGGAGGAGGTGTTCCAGCGCTGCGTCACCGAGGCCCGCGACCAGGGCCGCACCGTGCTGCTCTCCAGCCATGTGCTCAGCGAGGTGGAGGCGCTGTGCGACCGGGTCAGCATCATCCGGCGGGGCCGGACCGTGGAGACCGGCTCGCTCACCGACCTGCGCCACCTCACCCGCACCTCGGTGACGGCCGAGCTGGCCGGCCCGCCGGACGGCCTGTCCGGCCTCCCCGGCGTCCACGACCTGGAGGCGCACGGCGGCCGGGTGTCGCTCCAGGTGGACGCCGAGCACCTGGGCACGGTGCTGCGGCGGCTCGCCGGGACCGGGGTGCGGAGCCTGACCAGCCGGCCGCCCACCCTGGAGGAGCTGTTCCTCCGCCACTACCAGGAGGGCTCCACCGCCGCGGACCGGCACACCGCCACGGCCCGGCGCACCGCCGGGACCCGCCGCACCCCCCGCGCCGCCCGCGGCGGGAAGGGGACCGCGCGATGA